One stretch of Cydia pomonella isolate Wapato2018A chromosome 24, ilCydPomo1, whole genome shotgun sequence DNA includes these proteins:
- the LOC133530893 gene encoding uncharacterized protein LOC133530893: MTTPKTSVTPSTLTLDMNDSRTLTQRRGTLKGKRTLFAKYVATLNQANLTNIQKVELQLRINNAASYYQDFDVVQTRIEELADPSDLPKHLDYREEFEGQYYQTVAAASELADVGNSLAVANGSAAAPASTDSVGYKVKLPTISLPTFDGSYEHWLGFRDTYTSLIHDSKDLGAIQKFHYLRAALTGTALQVIKSLEFSAENYTTAWELLENRFNNHRLLTHNYVKSLFNTQSLNKESATQIRKLIDSVLRSLRALKTLGEPTDSWDTLVIYLIVTKLDASTEREWEEHKGSINFNRQDSTSHIKLTDLITFLQNRADMLESISANHSKNTHSNSHDTKKPSNQSQSHNLNATHSYASSSTVSQSHINKSSSKRTSPRICQMCSANHPLYSCNSFLDLTVPDKVKLIEDKKLCHNCLRAGHTVDNCFFGPCRICQKKHNSLIHSLSSDSDGASASAGNVNNKPPTSAVPATSTHHTLTLNSHTLSPPLKPVLLCTAIAAVADSNNKLHRARVFLDNGSEHSYVAQSFIDKLKTPLVQSTYNISGLSKLITQTTHSCQLNLQSITGDYHARINCMVLPVLTEPLPTAAISAHSIRIPDNIQLADPNYFKSSDIDILLGGDYFWGLLNKDRIPLAEGPYLQDTKLGWIVVGPINNKRIKLNKTTCHFTQTLDAQLKQFWELEEVPKMGDGLTDDERACEQLFASTTQRDKDGRFLVRLPLKESADALGDTYDIARSRFLSLERKLERLPEHKKMYCDFMREYIELGHMSLIHTYTKPYCFLVHHSVLKDSLTTRLRVVFNGSMPTSSGKSLNDLQLVGPTIQNDIFSILLRFREHRYVACADVAKMYRQVLIQPDQRNLQLILWRENPSEPLNIYQLNTVTFGTSSGAFLAIRCLNQLAKECADEAVSRTILEDCYVDDLITGNNDKHALIDICEKVTDVLQSGCFPLRKWVFNFDVSQFSSSKITSRELCLGDNCQSKTLGLGWTNNTDEFHYTAKIQQDNNNEPITKRKILSVISQMYDPLGLLSPAIIIAKILLQKLWLCRLDWDSEVPEDVASAWRTYILTHTQHIHSLRIPRYVMNAYAHCTQLHFFCDASQAAYGACAYVRTLSGDNNEVITLHLLCSKSKVAPLKSVSIAKLELLGALLAARLYSKIMKSLKVKFDSVYFWCDSTIVLGWIRMSPHTLKTFVQNRVSEINELTGSAQWLHVSSKNNAADLVSRGLELDALINNSFWFNGPPFLHEPESNWLPSTLSRTSKIIPVDLPEIKTNTISMTGQINTDVFQFDRFSSFNRLRRAGAYVLRFVNNTRIKNKINRKTGPLTVYELNASMQQLARLSQMKSFPVEYDKMINNLPVKHTRGINKLNVFLDTDSLIRVGGRISNATSFTYDKKHPILLCSKHHFTQLLFQSEHIRLLHAPPSLLLATIKDCWWPLGGTNLAKRVVRTCVTCIRMKAKTFAPIMDPNDLSALTPAHFLIGRPLTAPPYKDLTTETGRLPRYKMLEKMRQHFWQRWSKQYISELQTRTKWQTHGQDIVHNSLVLVKEDNLPPLKWRLGRVVALFTGNDGVSRVADVKTASGVIRRAFTKLCPLLMPPESEAAPTPSTSPQPH; encoded by the exons ATGACTACTCCTAAAACATCAGTGACTCCAAGTACTTTAACTCTCGATATGAACGATTCGCGTACCTTGACACAAAGACGTGGCACACTCAAGGGTAAACGCACGTTGTTCGCTAAATATGTCGCTACGCTTAATCAGGCTAATTTAACGAATATCCAAAAAGTTGAGTTACAATTACGCATAAATAATGCCGCGAGCTATTATCAAGATTTCGATGTCGTTCAAACTAGAATCGAGGAGTTAGCAGATCCGAGTGACCTTCCTAAGCATTTAGATTACCGCGAAGAGTTCGAGGGGCAATATTATCAAACAGTGGCCGCAGCGTCCGAATTAGCTGACGTTGGCAACAGTCTCGCTGTTGCTAACGGCAGCGCCGCTGCCCCTGCCAGCACAGATTCCGTGGGTTACAAAGTTAAATTACCTACAATATCACTCCCCACCTTCGACGGTTCGTACGAGCATTGGTTAGGGTTTAGGGACACGTATACTTCTCTGATACACGATTCTAAGGACCTGGGTGCCATACAAAAGTTCCATTACCTGCGCGCAGCCTTAACCGGCACCGCTTTGCAAGTAATAAAGTCCTTGGAATTTTCAGCAGAGAACTATACGACCGCGTGGGAGCTTCTCGAAAACCGTTTCAATAATCATAGGTTACTAACACACAATTACGTaaagtcactttttaacacgCAATCATTAAATAAAGAATCTGCTACACAGATTAGAAAGCTGATTGACTCTGTGCTACGTTCCCTTCGTGCCCTAAAGACCCTAGGAGAACCTACAGACTCCTGGGACACgttagtcatttatttaattgtcaCGAAACTAGACGCATCTACGGAACGCGAGTGGGAGGAGCACAAGGGCTCAATCAACTTTAATCGGCAAGATTCTACCTCTCACATTAAGCTAACTGACTTGattacttttttacaaaatcgTGCAGATATGTTGGAATCTATTTCGGCTAATCATTCCAAAAATACGCACTCAAATTCGCATGACACTAAAAAGCCATCAAATCAGTCACAATCACACAATTTAAACGCAACGCATAGCTATGCTTCTAGCTCCACAGTTTCACAGTCACACATAAACAAATCCAGTTCCAAACGCACTTCGCCTCGCATTTGTCAAATGTGCAGCGCTAATCATCCGCTTTATTCGTGTAATAGTTTCCTTGATTTAACTGTTCCCGACAAAGTTAAATTGATTGAAGATAAGAAACTATGTCACAATTGTCTTCGCGCTGGTCATACAGTTGACAACTGCTTTTTTGGTCCGTGTAGGATCTGCCAGAAAAAACATAATAGCTTGATACATAGCTTGAGTAGTGACAGTGACGGTGCATCAGCTTCGGCTGGCAATGTAAACAACAAGCCACCGACAAGCGCTGTCCCCGCCACCTCGACTCATCACACTCTTACACTTAATTCGCACACACTCTCACCGCCGTTAAAACCGGTATTATTATGTACTGCAATAGCAGCAGTTGCCGATAGTAACAATAAATTACATAGGGCTAGAGTTTTTCTTGATAATGGCTCAGAACACAGTTATGTCGCACAATCTTTtatagataaattaaaaacGCCTTTAGTACAGTCCACTTACAATATTTCAgggttaagtaaattaatcacGCAAACCACACACTCGTGTCAACTTAACCTACAGTCTATTACAGGTGACTACCATGCACGCATCAATTGCATGGTACTCCCTGTCTTAACGGAACCGCTGCCGACAGCAGCAATAAGCGCGCATTCCATTCGCATTCCAGATAATATTCAACTCGCGGACCCTAATTATTTCAAATCGTCAGATATTGATATATTGTTAGGCGGTGATTATTTCTGGGGCTTGTTAAATAAGGATCGTATTCCTCTCGCAGAAGGGCCTTATTTACAAGATACTAAACTTGGTTGGATCGTCGTGGGTCCGATTAATAATAAacgcattaaattaaataaaactacttgTCATTTCACGCAAACTTTAGACGCacaattaaaacagttttgggagCTCGAGGAGGTTCCTAAGATGGGAGACGGACTGACTGACGACGAACGCGCCTGTGAACAGCTGTTCGCTTCGACTACGCAACGCGATAAAGATGGTCGTTTTTTGGTACGTTTACCCTTAAAGGAATCTGCTGATGCGCTCGGCGATACCTACGATATAGCTAGGAGTAGGTTCTTATCTTTAGAACGCAAACTCGAGCGTCTCCCGGAGCACAAAAAAATGTACTGCGATTTTATGCGCGAATACATTGAGCTAGGGCACATGTCACttatacacacatacacaaagCCTTATTGCTTTCTTGTACACCACTCTGTGTTAAAGGATAGTCTCACTACACGCTTAAGGGTTGTTTTTAATGGGTCAATGCCCACTAGTTCTGGGAAATCCCTGAACGATTTGCAACTAGTCGGGCCGACCATAcaaaacgatattttttctatattgtTACGTTTTCGCGAGCATAGATACGTTGCCTGCGCAGACGTAGCAAAAATGTACAGGCAAGTCCTTATTCAACCAGACCAACGGAACCTTCAACTAATTTTGTGGCGAGAGAACCCTTCGGAGCCGCTAAATATTTACCAACTTAACACGGTAACTTTTGGTACTTCTTCTGGGGCCTTTCTGGCCATCCGCTGTCTCAATCAGCTGGCAAAAGAATGTGCTGACGAAGCGGTCTCTCGCACTATACTAGAAGACTGCTACGTAGATGACCTAATTACAGGAAATAATGATAAACACGCTTTAATTGATATCTGTGAAAAGGTCACCGACGTACTGCAGTCAGGCTGTTTCCCACTCCGAAAATGGGTGTTTAACTTTGACGTTTCGCAATTTTCCTCGTCAAAAATTACGTCACGTGAATTGTGTTTAGGCGATAACTGTCAAAGTAAAACACTCGGCTTAGGATGGACTAACAACACTGACGAATTTCATTACACGGCAAAAATACAACAGGATAATAATAACGAACCTATAACAAAGCGCAAAATATTATCAGTCATTTCACAAATGTATGACCCTCTCGGGCTACTTTCGCCAGCCATAATCATTGCAAAAATTTTACTCCAAAAACTATGGCTTTGCCGCTTAGATTGGGACTCGGAAGTGCCTGAGGATGTCGCATCAGCCTGGCGTACATACATACTCACACATACACAACACATACATAGCCTCCGCATTCCTCGTTATGTAATGAATGCGTATGCGCACTGCACACAGTTGCACTTTTTTTGTGATGCTAGTCAAGCGGCCTATGGGGCCTGTGCATATGTGCGTACGCTTTCGGGAGATAATAATGAGGTCATTACACTGCATCTGTTGTGTTCTAAGAGTAAAGTCGCGCCCTTGAAATCCGTCAGTATCGCGAAACTTGAATTGCTAGGCGCGCTGTTAGCCGCTAGGTTGtactcaaaaataatgaaatcgcTTAAAGTGAAATTCGATTCTGTTTATTTTTGGTGTGATAGTACAATCGTTCTTGGGTGGATCCGAATGTCACCCCACACGCTTAAAACGTTTGTTCAAAACAGAGTGTCGGAAATAAACGAGTTAACCGGGAGCGCGCAGTGGTTACATGTAAGTAGCAAGAATAACGCAGCTGATTTAGTTAGCCGCGGCCTTGAACTTGACGCGCTTATCAACAATTCGTTCTGGTTCAATGGACCGCCCTTTTTGCATGAACCAGAATCTAACTGGTTACCTAGTACTTTATCGCGCACTTCCAAAATAATACCGGTTgatttacctgaaataaaaacaaacacaattagtaTGACAGGCCAAATTAACACCGATGTATTCCAATTCGACAGGTTTTCGTCATTTAACCGCTTAAGGCGCGCGGGTGCTTATGTTTTACGATTTGTAAACAACACAcgcattaaaaacaaaataaatcgtaaaactGGCCCGCTGACTGTTTACGAATTGAATGCATCGATGCAACAGCTGGCGCGTCTTTCGCAAATGAAATCTTTTCCTGTTGAGTATGATAAGATGATAAATAACTTACCTGTTAAACACACGCGCGggattaataaattaaatgtatttctaGACACAGATAGTCTGATAAGGGTCGGTGGTCGTATTAGTAATGCGACTAGTTTTACATACGACAAAAAACATCCGATTTTGCTTTGTTCGAAACATCATTTCACACAGCTTTTGTTTCAGAGTGAACACATACGATTACTGCATGCTCCACCTAGTCTTCtgcttgctactatcaaagacTGCTGGTGGCCTCTCGGAGGCACTAATTTAGCAAAGCGTGTGGTACGCACCTGTGTAACCTGCATTCGCATGAAGGCGAAAACGTTTGCACCTATTATGG ACCCAAACGACCTTTCCGCATTAACTCCAGCGCATTTCCTTATTGGCCGACCGCTGACAGCGCCGCCCTACAAGGACTTGACGACAGAGACGGGTCGGCTCCCACGCTACAAGATGCTGGAGAAAATGCGACAACACTTTTGGCAGCGGTGgtcaaaacaatatatttcTGAGCTGCAAACCAGAACGAAGTGGCAGACTCACGGCCAGGATATCGTTCACAACTCCCTAGTTCTGGTCAAGGAAGATAATCTACCACCCCTCAAATGGCGTTTGGGACGGGTGGTAGCTTTGTTCACAGGAAACGACGGAGTTTCTCGCGTCGCTGACGTAAAAACAGCGAGCGGGGTCATACGCAGGGCTTTCACTAAGCTTTGCCCTCTCTTGATGCCGCCAGAGAGTGAAGCTGCGCCAACCCCATCCACATCACCACAACCACATTGA